The following are encoded together in the Cicer arietinum cultivar CDC Frontier isolate Library 1 chromosome 2, Cicar.CDCFrontier_v2.0, whole genome shotgun sequence genome:
- the LOC101500709 gene encoding 16 kDa phloem protein 1-like encodes MTIGFMEVLLVKAKGLQQTDIFARMDPYVLLQYKRQECKSGVVHEGGSSPVWNEKFVFRVEYPGSGDNYKLTLKIMDKDVFSSDDFVGQAIIYVKDLLEEGVENGSAELRPRKYSVVRADNSYYGEIEVGITFSRKEDEYNDDDIGGWKDSSDY; translated from the exons ATGACAATTGGGTTTATGGAAGTGCTTCTCGTCAAAGCAAAGGGACTTCAACAGACTGATATCTTTG CTCGCATGGATCCATATGTTTTGTTACAATACAAACGTCAAGAGTGCAAGAGCGGCGTAGTTCATG AGGGGGGTAGCAGTCCTGTATGGAATGAGAAATTTGTATTCAGAGTGGAATACCCTGGATCAGGTGACAATTACAAGCTCACCCTTAAAATCATGGACAAGGATGTATTTTCTTCAGATGACTTTGTTGGCCAAGCCAT AATCTATGTAAAGGATTTATTGGAGGAAGGAGTAGAGAATGGATCAGCCGAGCTTCGTCCTCGAAAGTATAGTGTGGTTCGAGCTGACAATTCTTATTACGGTGAAATCGAAGTTGGTATAACTTTCAGTCGGAAG GAAGATGAATATAATGATGATGACATTGGAGGATGGAAGGATAGTAGTGACTATTAG
- the LOC101501245 gene encoding serine/arginine-rich SC35-like splicing factor SCL30A, whose protein sequence is MRRNSPGYYSPPRRGYGGRGPSRRGYGGGGGGGGGGGGGGGGRRRESNNGSLLVRNIPLDCRPDELRVPFERFGPVRDVYIPKDYYSGEPRGFAFVQFVDSYDASEAQYHMNRQIFAGREITVVVAAETRKRPEEMRHRTSRSRGPAGYGGQRSSYHGRSRSRSISRSRSPPYHSGSRNRYRSRSRSFSPPPRRQGDYSVSPRRHAERPRSPRSPIVERDGDHKRRSYSPAYGNGADENPSNGYAEKSVYKSEADRGQWKSPPRTSRSPPGSRSRSADLSPRRGR, encoded by the exons ATGAGGAGGAACAGTCCAGGTTACTACAGTCCTCCACGGAGAGGATACGGTGGAAGGGGACCTAGTAGGAGGGGTTACGGTGGTGGTGGCGGTGGCGGTGGCGGTGgcggtggtggtggtggaggtAGGCGCAGAGAAAGCAACAATGGAAGCCTTTTGGTTCGGAACATTCCTCTAGATTGTAGACCTGATGAACTTCGAGTCCCGTTCGAGCGATTTGGACCTGTTCGTGATGTCTACATACCAAAGGATTATTACTCTGG AGAACCTCGAGGCTTTGCATTCGTGCAGTTTGTGGATTCTTATGATGCCTCCGAGGCGCAGTACCATATGAACAGACAAATATTTGCTGGAAGGGAAATAACCGTAGTTGTGGCTGCAGAGACAAGAAAAAGGCCAGAAGAGATGCGGCATCGGACTAGTAGGAGCAG AGGACCAGCAGGCTATGGAGGACAAAGGTCTTCCTATCACG GGCGTTCTCGATCTCGCTCAATTTCCAGATCAAGATCTCCTCCTTATCACTCTGGTTCTAGAAATCGCTATCGCTCAAG GTCCAGGTCCTTCTCCCCTCCCCCAAGACGGCAAGGTGACTACTCTGTTTCCCCTAGAAGGCATGCAGAGCGCCCTAGATCACCTAGAAGTCCTATTGTGGAGCGAGATGGGGATCATAAACGCAGGTCGTATTCTCCAGCTTATGGCAATGGTGCTGATGAGAATCCAAGCAATGGATATGCTGA GAAATCTGTGTACAAATCTGAGGCTGATCGAGGCCAGTGGAAGTCACCCCCAAGAACATCTAGATCACCTCCTGGATCTAGATCAAGATCTGCCGATTTGTCACCTAGACGTGGAAGATGA